A single window of bacterium DNA harbors:
- a CDS encoding carboxypeptidase regulatory-like domain-containing protein has protein sequence MPALLLLLLLPCLAFAQPDTTWSQTVGLNNRSYFYDVIVVNDSVIVACGNSQTVNGNEVNRDFLIAGFSLSGELLYAHTLLESNNTELLEGLCWLGGDTVIAVGATDVQNDILNIFAFSASSGDTFWTRAYTGAGLSRARGVIKLADGGFAITGFKLGPQNRSDLWFVVCESDGDTVFTRSSGNTATDIGNALVQLPNGNIRIAALWREIPTSDYDQWVRTYDLDGNIVGTDVFFGTGGDDFVYNVSLDPEGNFWLIGRTASSGGAGYVSVIPATGQNYSLTFASNGFADQFFDGIPWFGGMMFAGRSGNQASYSSPFMRSIDEDNQSIWTWRYGAAGTDVGFNAMAVLPNGGAVAVGSLALAEDTSVVSAYVLTIAPPAGVQGTVTGMSDGEPVIGARVKAAGDSRYTLTDVNGEYRLELAAGTYDIVVTGDCIESDTVFGVTTVENQLAEASFEVGQPAYDFLQSSINIIAENETVGGTTLLLGNSGTGVMSYSIEAVALAPVGSWISVQPSVGTIAPDEQIQVNVIVEADTTNDGIYEFFGEVTVHTNACPDTAVTLPVLVTVLETGDPAALPGNFALSTPYPNPFNSSATLTLSIPLETELRLDVFNIEGRWLKTVQDGRIPAGSYNINIDLTGQASGLYLLRAHSPSFSATRKLLYVR, from the coding sequence ATGCCCGCACTGCTTCTTCTGTTGCTCCTCCCTTGTCTTGCCTTCGCACAGCCCGACACGACGTGGTCGCAGACCGTCGGTCTCAACAACCGCTCCTACTTCTACGATGTCATCGTCGTCAATGACAGCGTTATCGTCGCCTGCGGAAACTCACAGACCGTCAACGGAAACGAAGTCAATCGCGACTTTCTCATCGCCGGATTCTCCCTCTCCGGAGAACTCCTCTACGCGCACACCCTGCTCGAATCCAACAACACCGAACTGCTCGAAGGACTCTGTTGGCTGGGCGGAGATACCGTCATTGCCGTCGGGGCAACCGATGTGCAAAACGATATTCTCAATATCTTCGCCTTCAGCGCGTCGTCCGGTGATACCTTCTGGACTCGTGCTTACACAGGCGCCGGACTCTCGCGGGCACGCGGTGTTATCAAGCTTGCTGACGGCGGTTTTGCTATTACGGGCTTCAAACTCGGTCCGCAAAACCGCTCCGACCTTTGGTTCGTGGTCTGCGAAAGCGACGGCGACACCGTCTTCACTCGCTCTTCCGGCAACACCGCCACAGATATCGGCAATGCCTTGGTCCAACTCCCCAATGGCAATATCCGTATCGCTGCGCTCTGGCGTGAGATTCCCACGTCCGACTACGACCAATGGGTGAGAACCTACGACCTCGATGGTAACATCGTCGGCACCGATGTCTTTTTCGGCACCGGCGGTGATGATTTCGTGTATAACGTCTCCCTCGACCCCGAAGGAAACTTCTGGCTCATCGGCCGCACCGCCTCCAGCGGAGGTGCTGGGTACGTTTCCGTAATTCCAGCGACCGGCCAAAACTATTCCCTGACCTTTGCCTCCAACGGTTTCGCCGACCAGTTCTTCGACGGTATTCCGTGGTTCGGCGGCATGATGTTCGCCGGCCGCTCTGGAAATCAGGCCAGCTACTCCTCGCCCTTCATGCGCTCCATCGATGAAGACAATCAGTCCATCTGGACATGGCGCTACGGCGCGGCTGGAACCGATGTCGGCTTCAATGCTATGGCCGTATTGCCCAACGGCGGAGCCGTCGCCGTCGGTTCACTGGCGCTTGCCGAAGACACGTCCGTGGTCTCCGCATATGTCCTGACCATTGCTCCGCCTGCGGGTGTGCAGGGAACCGTCACCGGCATGAGCGACGGTGAACCGGTTATCGGAGCGCGTGTCAAGGCCGCTGGGGACAGCCGCTACACCCTGACCGATGTCAACGGCGAATACCGTCTCGAACTTGCGGCAGGAACCTACGATATCGTCGTCACCGGGGACTGCATCGAATCCGACACCGTATTCGGTGTCACCACCGTGGAAAATCAGCTCGCTGAAGCGAGCTTCGAAGTCGGACAGCCCGCCTACGATTTTCTCCAATCAAGCATTAACATCATCGCCGAAAACGAAACCGTCGGCGGTACAACTCTCCTGCTCGGAAATTCCGGCACGGGTGTCATGTCCTACTCCATTGAAGCCGTCGCGCTTGCCCCCGTAGGTTCGTGGATTTCCGTCCAACCCTCCGTCGGCACCATTGCCCCGGACGAGCAAATACAGGTCAACGTCATCGTCGAAGCCGACACCACCAACGACGGCATCTACGAATTCTTCGGTGAAGTCACCGTGCACACCAATGCCTGCCCCGACACCGCCGTCACCTTGCCCGTCCTCGTCACCGTACTCGAAACCGGCGACCCCGCGGCTCTCCCCGGAAATTTTGCGCTCTCGACACCATACCCGAATCCCTTCAACAGCTCAGCCACTCTAACTTTAAGCA